One Siniperca chuatsi isolate FFG_IHB_CAS linkage group LG1, ASM2008510v1, whole genome shotgun sequence genomic window, GTCACTCTTCATCATCACTCATGAGCCACAACTAAATGCATGAAGTTCACACTCTCTGAGGTAGTACAAATTAGTTGTGGGAAATGCAGGAAACATTTAACTGAAGAGGAATTACACAACATACAGAATGAGGGAAAGTGGATTCACCAGaaagtagggctgggtatcaaacctcaatactttttggGTATCTGaatgaaatgtatcaaaaactgtcaattATCAGCACTGGCATCAATTGCttgctttgtatttttgtttgatttgtactttattttattttctggtaTTTTATGATCAGacagtttctgatttaaaacataaattagCTTTTAAAAAAGGTTCTTGCATTTCTGCTTGTGTAAAGAAAACATTATACTTACAAGGTTGgctttttttgtgattttgtgatgGTATTGGTAACAAAACTGGTGAACTGTATTGGTActaatataaacattttttaatgataCCCAGCTCTACCAAAAAGTGTAAACTACAACTctctaacacaaacacactgatggtATTAGCAGTTTTTCCTTCAACATCATTATGCCTTAATGCCAGATGTTACCTGTATGTTGACCTGATAGTCAGTGGGTCCATGTATTGAACCATACAAGCCAAAACCCACTATGGATATTCTTCTGTTAACATTGAATCTatagagggagaaagacagacagagagaaaatgagaaaagaaacttaaattCAGTTTGCTGAGTTTAACAACCGGCCGCTCATGTTCGTCATCTCACCTGATTCTGTCGCTGGTACCACTGTACCCCCATCGACTCTCAACCTGCTGGAATCTATTAATGCTGCACTCCTCCCCCCTGAGGCAGCAGCGGGGCCTGTCAATGTAGTCGACCCGTGGTTTGGGGTTTactgtaaagtgtaaaaacagatTTACCACCTCCCGATCGAACAATATTCCAGACTGGGCAGGCCCTGTTGCACAAGAAAAAATATCAAGCTGGTTTCTGTGGTTTGAGTTGTATGGACACATCAGGAACATGACGAATATGTTCAGTAAAGGCTGAATTGGTCAGTATAgtgttgaaagaaaaaaaacaacgtaCCATTGCAGCATGAAAAACTAGTTATATTTTTGTGATAGGATTACCTGCAGCAAACTCCTCAACAGTCATGAGCGGGAAGCGGATGAGTGGGAGGGCTTTCCCCAGAACCTTCTGTTTGTTCTCCGAGGTTGGGGGAAGCTGTTGTCTGTAACACTCGGCCTCTGCCCAGCGTACCACCGCCCCAAACAAACGGTTCTCCCTGATACTgagtgtgtctctttgtagcaCTGCACATAAAGTGTCTACACAtacaattacacaaaaacacagaatattcaTCATTTCACATCCAAAGAGGCTGTAGAAAAGGAAATATTTGGTCAAGAAGACTCACATACCAAGGTCAATATCTGTAAAGCCCTCTGCGTTTATTGCGTCCGCAGTGCTTTTGTCTATGGTGTCTAAGCAGAGACTGGCAAGTTGAGGCTCATCAAATAATCTTGCCTGTAATGAAAGCACAAAAGAAGCCACATAAGTACCTATTAGTCGATACTGGTCATTTACTTTAGATGCACCAAAGGAGAattgctgcatttttaaaaagttgtgaAAAAAGTAAAGGCTTTCTTTATTTACTAAATATATTGTGTAAGATTAAccataaagaaaatgtgaaataaaatgttaattttaatgAAAAGCTGTTATGCTATCTTGAATTCTAACATCACCTGATTTGGGAAATCCAATAATTCAAGTCTGACAAATTAGGCTTTTCGGCAAATATATCCTTCAAACTGCATAAAttgttaatgaaattaaaatcagTAGGCATGCAATAACACTGACAATTAAGATTAGAAAGCTGGGaatgtgtcttttattttctttgggTTACTTTGGGAGGTTTATACATGACTACTTTCTGTTGCTGTAGTAGACTAGAAAAAAGGAGTGGTTTTTGATCAGGAAGCGGCTGCACATGCAGCCTGAAGGCGTAGCAGCAGAGAAAAATGCTGAacccaaacaaacagcagtatAAACCAAAAATAGAACAGCTAATGTGGATAAAGTGACATTTAAGGTGACAAACCAAACGTGCACTTAAAGTTGTTTAATGCCAGACAGCTTAAGTGTCAAATATGTACTATACAGTAGATGTGACTGACACTTACCTGAGTGAGCAGCATGAATGCGTTGTCGGCTCTGAGGTGCTTGGTGAGGAACTCCACACAGTGACCCTCCAGAGCAGGGACCGCATACTTCTTAGCTGTATACAGAGTTGTCATCACAGTCTCTGGACCAATGTGGACCTCGTCAGAATACAGAAACCTGTACAGAGGAAACAGAACAATGAGTACGGTCAGGTATTCAGTATGTTATCGGCAGTATAATTCGGAAAAACAGTTTAGCCATCACATTTTAGGCTGACAAATcttaaaacagaaattaatttgCAGTATGTAGGTGGCGTCAAAATACACAGTGTTCCTTAAAAAgcactagggctgggtatcaaacctcagtACTTCTTTGGTACCGACTGAAATCTGTCCGTCACACTGAGTCACAAACTGTCCGAAAACTGGTATCAGGTAGTACCTGATTTACATAATcattttgccaattttaaaCTGTATGTCTTTGGGCAATAC contains:
- the LOC122878157 gene encoding BTB/POZ domain-containing protein 1-like isoform X1, whose amino-acid sequence is MATGSSGLPSNHDGQEAASNSAQSGAAAVLSNMPASGPARSASPPVLGLHREPMYNWQATKSSLKERFAFLFNNELLSDVRFIVGKGRQAQRIPAHKFVLAAGSAVFDAMFNGGMATTSTEIDLPDVEPAAFLALLRFLYSDEVHIGPETVMTTLYTAKKYAVPALEGHCVEFLTKHLRADNAFMLLTQARLFDEPQLASLCLDTIDKSTADAINAEGFTDIDLDTLCAVLQRDTLSIRENRLFGAVVRWAEAECYRQQLPPTSENKQKVLGKALPLIRFPLMTVEEFAAGPAQSGILFDREVVNLFLHFTVNPKPRVDYIDRPRCCLRGEECSINRFQQVESRWGYSGTSDRIRFNVNRRISIVGFGLYGSIHGPTDYQVNIQILESDKRITLGQNDTGFSCDGTANTFRVMFKEPVEILPNVSYTACATLKGPDSHYGTKGLKKVTKESATGTKTTFFFFSSPGNNNGTSVEDGQIPEIIYHT